In a genomic window of Holophagaceae bacterium:
- a CDS encoding MoaD/ThiS family protein produces MPRVVFTGNLQRHISCPPCTVRGGTAREALDAAFDLYPGSRGYVLDEHGALRAHMVVFVDGQAVSDRRGLSDAVEEDAEVFVMQALSGG; encoded by the coding sequence ATGCCGCGCGTCGTGTTCACGGGCAATCTCCAACGCCACATTTCCTGCCCGCCCTGCACCGTCAGGGGCGGCACCGCGCGGGAGGCGCTGGACGCGGCTTTCGATCTCTATCCCGGATCGCGCGGCTACGTCCTGGACGAGCACGGCGCGCTGCGGGCCCACATGGTGGTCTTCGTGGACGGCCAGGCCGTCTCGGACCGCCGCGGCCTGAGCGATGCCGTGGAAGAGGACGCCGAAGTCTTCGTCATGCAGGCCCTTTCCGGAGGTTGA
- a CDS encoding phospho-sugar mutase, translating into MSIEVALSYLSSPHLEADLRAELQVLMTSAESGDAAASSELADRFSEPLAFGTGGLRGIMGAGLKRMNRPNVRRTTMALATVAKLHAPGKQVALVGFDTRHNSADFAREAARVLASEGFQVYLGDRPLPTPFLCYAMRKLGAACGVIITASHNPKAYNGYKAYDDRGAQVLDPWDIEIEANSAVLPLVPKSPAESLDQGIRSIPQEIEEAYLALGLALRQQPAQYEHAKLLFTPFHGTGGAFVPELFRRAQIPLDLCGSQSAQDGDFPTAPRPNPEEIAAYAAPLADAQRLGSDAILANDPDADRIGVVAKRAGAWELMSGNDLAALTLDYLCRHKGLRGVCVSTVVTSDFMAEVARHHGLQVMWTLTGFKNIAACMDRLVEVREPYAFGAEESFGMLLSDELRDKDGVMAALVVGEMIGHFKAGGLGLFEAVDALQARIGTFHNRLVNLEDPRPGGAQRFGDAMARIRSAGLAQLGGERVLSWEDFQSGSWHGPKGQVEPILDRPDRKDIAQEIPRSNVLKFRLESGAFAAFRPSGTEPKLKIYLQSRTDTALLDKLEAEGRELLGI; encoded by the coding sequence ATGTCCATCGAAGTCGCGCTTTCCTACCTCTCGTCGCCGCATCTCGAAGCCGATCTCCGCGCGGAATTGCAGGTCCTCATGACGAGCGCGGAGTCCGGAGACGCCGCGGCCTCGAGCGAGCTGGCGGACCGCTTTTCGGAACCCCTGGCCTTCGGCACCGGCGGCCTCCGGGGCATCATGGGGGCCGGCCTGAAGCGCATGAACAGGCCCAACGTGCGGCGGACGACCATGGCCCTCGCGACGGTGGCGAAACTCCACGCGCCGGGCAAACAGGTCGCGCTCGTGGGCTTCGACACCCGGCACAACTCTGCGGATTTCGCCCGGGAAGCCGCGCGGGTGCTCGCCTCGGAAGGTTTCCAGGTGTACCTGGGCGACCGGCCCCTGCCCACGCCTTTCCTCTGCTACGCCATGCGGAAATTAGGCGCCGCCTGCGGCGTTATCATCACCGCCTCCCATAATCCCAAGGCCTACAACGGCTACAAAGCCTATGACGACCGCGGCGCGCAGGTGCTCGATCCCTGGGATATCGAGATCGAAGCCAACTCGGCGGTGCTGCCCCTGGTGCCGAAAAGTCCTGCGGAATCCCTGGACCAGGGCATCCGCTCCATCCCGCAGGAAATCGAAGAAGCTTACCTGGCCCTGGGCCTGGCCCTGCGCCAGCAGCCCGCCCAGTACGAGCATGCCAAGCTGCTGTTCACCCCCTTCCACGGCACCGGCGGCGCCTTCGTGCCGGAGCTCTTCCGCCGCGCGCAGATCCCCTTGGATCTCTGCGGATCGCAGTCCGCGCAGGATGGCGACTTCCCTACCGCCCCCCGCCCCAACCCCGAGGAGATCGCCGCCTACGCCGCGCCCCTGGCGGACGCCCAGCGCCTCGGCAGCGACGCCATCCTGGCCAATGATCCCGACGCCGACCGCATCGGCGTGGTCGCGAAACGGGCCGGCGCCTGGGAGTTGATGAGCGGCAATGACCTGGCCGCCCTCACGCTGGACTACCTGTGCCGCCACAAAGGCCTCCGCGGCGTGTGCGTCAGCACGGTGGTCACCTCGGATTTCATGGCCGAAGTCGCGCGCCACCATGGCCTCCAGGTCATGTGGACCCTCACGGGCTTCAAGAACATCGCCGCCTGCATGGACCGCCTGGTGGAGGTCCGCGAACCCTACGCCTTCGGCGCCGAAGAAAGTTTCGGAATGCTCCTGAGCGATGAATTGCGCGACAAGGACGGCGTCATGGCGGCACTCGTGGTGGGTGAAATGATCGGCCATTTCAAGGCCGGTGGCTTGGGGTTGTTCGAAGCCGTGGATGCCCTGCAGGCCCGCATCGGCACCTTCCACAACCGCCTGGTGAACCTCGAGGACCCGCGGCCCGGAGGCGCCCAGCGATTCGGCGATGCCATGGCGCGCATCCGGTCCGCTGGCCTCGCGCAGCTCGGCGGCGAAAGAGTCCTGTCCTGGGAGGACTTCCAGAGCGGTTCATGGCACGGGCCGAAAGGCCAAGTCGAGCCCATCCTGGATCGCCCCGATCGCAAAGATATCGCCCAGGAGATCCCCCGCAGCAATGTGCTGAAATTCCGGCTGGAAAGCGGAGCCTTCGCCGCCTTCCGCCCCAGCGGCACCGAACCCAAGCTCAAGATCTACCTCCAAAGCCGCACGGACACCGCGCTGCTCGACAAGCTCGAAGCGGAAGGCAGGGAGTTGCTCGGAATTTAG
- a CDS encoding tetratricopeptide repeat protein has translation MNKNIVIGLVIGLLAGFIIGYFTGNSRSAGQQPATIAAAVPMPSPGAPAGMPPNAGVMPNAMEAQSRIFANTQIVAREPKNLNAWKQLGNDYFDTHQPQKAVDAYAKALELEPNNADILTDQGVMYRELMAYDKAIANFEKSAKLDPKHTQSLFNMGVVYSQDLKQDEKAIKAWNRIIELDPASQQAAQARAAIAEVKSNPKIK, from the coding sequence ATGAATAAAAACATCGTGATCGGTTTGGTGATCGGCCTGCTGGCCGGATTCATCATCGGCTATTTCACCGGCAACAGCCGCAGCGCCGGCCAGCAGCCGGCGACCATCGCGGCGGCCGTGCCCATGCCATCGCCCGGCGCGCCGGCGGGAATGCCCCCGAACGCGGGAGTGATGCCCAACGCGATGGAAGCCCAGTCGCGCATCTTCGCCAACACCCAGATCGTGGCCCGGGAACCGAAGAACCTCAACGCCTGGAAACAGCTCGGCAACGACTATTTCGACACCCACCAGCCCCAGAAGGCCGTGGACGCCTATGCCAAGGCCCTGGAACTGGAACCGAACAACGCCGACATCCTCACCGACCAGGGCGTCATGTACCGCGAGCTGATGGCCTATGACAAGGCCATCGCCAACTTCGAGAAGTCGGCGAAACTCGATCCCAAGCACACCCAGAGCCTGTTCAACATGGGGGTCGTCTATTCCCAGGACCTGAAGCAGGACGAGAAGGCCATCAAGGCCTGGAACCGCATCATCGAATTGGATCCCGCGAGCCAGCAGGCGGCCCAGGCCCGCGCGGCCATCGCCGAAGTGAAATCGAACCCCAAGATCAAATAG
- a CDS encoding DUF2235 domain-containing protein gives MPKRLVICSDGTWNKPDQSTGGVPTPTNVVKLSRAVAPQDQAGTEQRVYYHDGVGARGGWWKRFTGGAFGEGIDAIIQANYRFLIDNYDPGDELFLFGFSRGAYLVRSTVGLVRNCGLLKREHGGQLDAAYALYRRRDEASSPRAEEAAAFRAAYAWEPRIRFIGVWDTVGSLGIPLRPLRFWTKEFYEFHDVKLSTWVDYAFQALAVDERRKPFAPTLWQGQPGAGAQILEQAWFPGAHSNIGGGYVDHGLSDLALLWLAEKARACGLDLDMPPGILPDALGGIQDSMTFWYRMLGENVRQISPGSDGQFIAPSVRARQLGTADYRPPNVPWPPQ, from the coding sequence ATGCCCAAACGCCTCGTCATCTGTTCGGACGGAACCTGGAACAAGCCGGACCAGTCCACCGGCGGCGTGCCCACCCCCACCAACGTCGTGAAACTGAGCCGGGCCGTGGCTCCCCAGGACCAGGCCGGGACCGAGCAGCGGGTCTACTACCATGACGGCGTGGGCGCCCGGGGCGGCTGGTGGAAACGGTTCACGGGCGGAGCTTTCGGCGAAGGCATCGACGCCATCATCCAGGCTAATTACCGTTTCCTGATCGATAACTACGATCCCGGCGATGAACTCTTCCTGTTCGGGTTCAGCCGGGGCGCCTACCTGGTGCGCAGCACGGTGGGCCTGGTCCGCAACTGCGGCCTCTTGAAGCGCGAGCACGGCGGCCAGCTCGATGCGGCCTATGCGCTCTACCGCCGCCGGGACGAGGCCTCCAGCCCCCGGGCCGAAGAGGCCGCGGCCTTCCGGGCCGCCTATGCCTGGGAGCCCCGCATCCGCTTCATCGGCGTCTGGGACACCGTCGGATCCCTGGGCATTCCGCTCAGGCCGCTGCGTTTCTGGACCAAGGAATTCTATGAATTCCATGACGTCAAGCTCAGCACCTGGGTCGACTACGCCTTCCAGGCCCTGGCCGTGGACGAGCGCCGGAAACCCTTCGCGCCGACCCTGTGGCAGGGGCAGCCCGGAGCCGGAGCGCAGATCCTGGAGCAGGCCTGGTTTCCAGGCGCGCATTCGAACATCGGAGGCGGCTATGTGGACCATGGGCTCTCGGACTTGGCCCTGCTCTGGTTGGCGGAAAAGGCCAGAGCCTGCGGTTTGGACCTGGACATGCCGCCCGGCATCCTCCCCGACGCCCTTGGCGGAATCCAGGATTCCATGACCTTCTGGTATCGGATGCTGGGCGAAAACGTCCGGCAGATCAGCCCGGGCTCCGATGGCCAGTTCATCGCCCCAAGCGTGAGAGCCCGCCAGCTGGGCACCGCGGATTACCGCCCGCCGAATGTGCCCTGGCCTCCGCAATGA
- a CDS encoding 16S rRNA (uracil(1498)-N(3))-methyltransferase, translated as MNLVLLQEEDFIDPRRARLEGRRFAHVLDVHRAAAGDALSVGVLNGKMGLGRITRLDPASLEMEVQLDQEPPPKLPLTLILALPRPKVLNRALAAATSLGIARIVLLNAWKVEKSYWKSPRISDENLLLQRILGLEQAKDTVLPELRLARFFRTFVEDELPAMAKGTLPLVAHPGSTEPCPRGVAQPATLAIGPEGGWLDAEVQSLVDCGFRPVDLGSRILRVETALASLVGRLY; from the coding sequence ATGAACCTGGTGCTGCTCCAGGAGGAGGACTTCATCGATCCTCGCCGCGCTCGGCTCGAAGGCCGGCGCTTCGCCCATGTCCTGGATGTCCACCGAGCGGCGGCCGGCGATGCGCTCAGCGTGGGAGTCCTGAACGGCAAGATGGGCCTCGGAAGAATCACCCGCCTGGATCCTGCGTCGCTGGAAATGGAAGTGCAGCTGGATCAGGAGCCTCCGCCCAAACTGCCGCTGACGCTCATACTCGCCCTGCCGCGGCCGAAAGTCCTGAACCGCGCCCTGGCGGCCGCCACCAGCCTCGGCATCGCGCGGATCGTGCTGCTCAACGCATGGAAAGTCGAGAAGAGTTATTGGAAAAGTCCACGGATAAGTGATGAAAATCTGCTGCTGCAACGCATACTTGGGCTTGAGCAGGCCAAGGACACGGTGCTTCCGGAATTGCGCCTGGCGAGGTTCTTCAGGACCTTCGTGGAGGATGAGCTGCCGGCCATGGCGAAAGGCACATTGCCGCTGGTGGCCCACCCCGGTTCAACGGAGCCGTGTCCCCGCGGCGTCGCCCAACCGGCCACGCTCGCCATCGGGCCCGAAGGCGGATGGCTGGATGCCGAGGTCCAAAGCCTGGTCGATTGCGGATTCCGTCCCGTGGACCTGGGCTCCAGGATCCTGCGCGTGGAGACAGCCTTGGCCTCCTTGGTGGGGCGGCTCTATTAA
- a CDS encoding exo-alpha-sialidase produces MSSTLLVSTRKGLFTIGRTMAGTWEIQGVSFLGDNVTLALADARSGTWFAALDHGHFGVKLHRSKDRGATWEEVGVPVYPDPPEGVEEIDSMGRVVPWKLKLIWSLEPGLASQPGLLWCGTIPGGLFYSEDDGSTWTMVRTLWEEPRRKLWNGGGADFPGIHSICVDPRDGNKVTVGVSCGGVWQTTDRGISWACRADGMRAEYMPPDQAFDPDIQDPHRVVQCPSGPDVFWAQHHNGIFRSTDGCGRWEEIKEVAPSVFGFAVAVHPDNPEIAWFVPSIKDERRVPVGGAVVVTRTRDGGRSFETLRNGLPQTHAYDLVYRHALDIDRSGSRLAFGSTTGSLWVTVNGGDDWQTVSTQLPPIYAVQFVA; encoded by the coding sequence ATGTCCAGCACCCTGCTCGTTTCCACGCGCAAGGGTCTCTTCACCATCGGCCGGACCATGGCCGGAACGTGGGAGATCCAGGGCGTTTCCTTCCTTGGCGACAATGTGACCTTGGCCCTGGCCGATGCCCGCAGCGGAACCTGGTTCGCGGCTCTGGACCACGGCCATTTCGGCGTGAAGCTGCACCGCTCGAAAGACCGCGGCGCCACCTGGGAGGAGGTCGGCGTGCCGGTCTATCCCGACCCGCCGGAAGGCGTGGAAGAGATCGATTCCATGGGCCGCGTGGTGCCTTGGAAACTCAAGCTCATCTGGTCCCTGGAGCCTGGCCTCGCCTCGCAGCCGGGCCTGCTGTGGTGCGGCACCATCCCCGGCGGGCTTTTCTATTCCGAAGACGATGGCTCTACCTGGACGATGGTGCGGACCCTGTGGGAGGAACCCCGGCGCAAGCTCTGGAATGGCGGCGGCGCGGATTTTCCGGGCATCCACTCCATCTGCGTGGACCCCCGGGATGGGAACAAAGTCACGGTCGGAGTTTCCTGCGGGGGCGTGTGGCAGACCACCGATCGCGGAATTTCCTGGGCCTGCCGGGCGGACGGGATGCGCGCCGAATACATGCCGCCGGACCAGGCCTTCGATCCCGACATCCAGGATCCCCATCGGGTGGTGCAATGCCCATCGGGCCCAGACGTGTTCTGGGCGCAGCACCACAACGGGATTTTTCGATCCACTGATGGCTGCGGCCGGTGGGAGGAGATCAAGGAAGTTGCGCCATCGGTCTTCGGATTCGCGGTGGCCGTGCATCCGGACAACCCGGAGATCGCCTGGTTCGTGCCATCCATCAAAGACGAAAGGCGCGTGCCTGTGGGCGGAGCCGTGGTGGTGACGCGGACCCGGGACGGCGGCCGCAGCTTCGAAACGCTCCGGAACGGGCTCCCGCAAACCCATGCCTACGACCTTGTGTACCGGCACGCCCTGGACATCGACCGCAGCGGATCGCGCCTGGCTTTCGGCTCGACCACCGGCTCGCTCTGGGTCACGGTAAACGGAGGGGACGACTGGCAGACCGTTTCGACCCAATTGCCGCCCATCTATGCGGTGCAGTTCGTGGCGTAG
- a CDS encoding DUF3828 domain-containing protein, whose amino-acid sequence MLPFLLATVAVRPPAPAHQKWPAEVARALYADHLKHDMGFSKASVARKAKWLSPDLLAKLNAELARPANPDEVPAINGDPFTDSQEYPKRFVVGKAEIIGDATRIPVVLTGNGRRRTVAVKLRNTPDGWRVDDLIYEDGSSLRSLLGK is encoded by the coding sequence GTGCTTCCTTTCCTCCTGGCAACGGTTGCGGTGCGCCCACCGGCGCCGGCCCATCAGAAATGGCCCGCGGAGGTGGCGCGGGCCCTTTACGCGGACCACCTCAAGCACGACATGGGGTTCTCGAAGGCCTCGGTGGCGCGCAAGGCGAAGTGGCTGAGCCCCGATCTGCTGGCCAAACTGAACGCCGAACTGGCCCGGCCGGCCAATCCGGACGAGGTCCCGGCCATCAACGGCGATCCGTTCACGGACAGCCAGGAATATCCCAAGCGGTTCGTGGTCGGCAAGGCTGAGATCATCGGGGATGCCACGCGCATTCCGGTGGTGCTCACGGGCAACGGCCGGCGCCGGACGGTCGCCGTCAAGCTGCGCAACACTCCGGATGGATGGCGGGTGGACGATCTGATCTACGAGGATGGGAGCAGCCTGCGCAGCCTGCTCGGGAAGTGA
- the mtgA gene encoding monofunctional biosynthetic peptidoglycan transglycosylase gives MLICGFRSSGVDVASKTKTWWRRGLRWSALGLMGFLTGSVALVLLLRFVHPPFSALMVERRVASWFSSEPYTSRHTWVPLDDMSPSVGLAVIAAEDQNFPEHFGFDWKAIEKAYAHNERSKRKRGASTVSQQTAKNQFCWESRSWLRKGAEAYFTMLIELGWSKRRILEVYLNIVEFGDGVYGVEAASTTYFHKRSSKLRPSEAALLAAVLPNPHKYRVDAPSAYVRGRQAWILGQMGQLGGEQVVKDLGN, from the coding sequence ATGCTTATCTGTGGATTCAGATCCAGCGGGGTAGACGTGGCATCGAAGACGAAAACGTGGTGGCGGCGAGGTCTGCGATGGTCCGCCCTGGGCTTGATGGGTTTCCTAACCGGCAGCGTAGCGCTGGTCCTGCTGCTGCGCTTCGTCCATCCGCCTTTCTCGGCGCTGATGGTGGAGCGGCGCGTGGCCTCGTGGTTCAGCAGCGAACCCTACACGTCGCGCCACACCTGGGTCCCGCTCGACGACATGTCGCCCTCGGTGGGCCTGGCGGTCATCGCCGCGGAGGACCAGAATTTCCCGGAGCATTTCGGATTCGACTGGAAGGCCATTGAAAAGGCCTACGCCCACAACGAGCGGAGCAAGCGCAAGCGCGGCGCCTCCACCGTGTCCCAGCAGACCGCCAAGAACCAGTTCTGCTGGGAGTCCCGCTCCTGGCTGCGCAAGGGCGCCGAGGCCTACTTCACGATGCTCATCGAGCTGGGGTGGTCCAAGCGGCGGATCCTGGAGGTCTATCTGAACATCGTGGAATTCGGCGATGGCGTGTACGGCGTGGAGGCGGCCTCGACGACCTATTTCCACAAGCGGAGCAGCAAGCTGCGCCCCAGCGAAGCAGCTCTTCTGGCCGCGGTGCTGCCGAATCCCCACAAGTACCGGGTGGATGCCCCCAGTGCCTATGTCCGTGGGCGCCAGGCCTGGATCCTGGGCCAGATGGGGCAGCTGGGCGGCGAACAGGTGGTGAAGGACCTGGGGAACTGA
- a CDS encoding TfoX/Sxy family protein, whose product MAVSATYREFVLDQLGSAAPVSARSMFGGVGIYSGPLFFALMDDDRLYFKVDDSNRADFEAKGMDAFHPFGDERAMGYYEVPEEVLEDAEELAHWMAKALRVAGSKPRKKKAR is encoded by the coding sequence ATGGCGGTTAGCGCGACCTACCGGGAATTTGTGCTGGACCAGTTGGGATCCGCGGCGCCCGTGAGCGCGAGATCCATGTTCGGCGGCGTGGGGATCTACTCGGGCCCGCTTTTCTTCGCGCTGATGGATGACGACCGGCTCTACTTCAAGGTGGACGACAGCAATCGCGCCGACTTCGAGGCCAAGGGCATGGACGCCTTCCATCCCTTTGGGGACGAGCGGGCAATGGGCTATTACGAAGTGCCCGAGGAAGTCCTGGAAGATGCCGAGGAATTGGCGCATTGGATGGCCAAGGCGCTGCGGGTCGCGGGCTCGAAACCGCGCAAGAAGAAAGCCCGCTAA